One genomic window of Roseobacter ponti includes the following:
- a CDS encoding peptidase: protein MSELSDFVVNEARSWVGTPYVHQSSFRGAGTDCLGLLRGIWRARYGAEPEAVPAYSLDWSETRGEEELWRAALRHLVPKAMGEEAPGDVMLFRMRTGAVAKHLGITGRTDANASFIHAYSRFGVIESPFSLPWRRRVVARFEFPEENS, encoded by the coding sequence ATGAGCGAACTTTCTGACTTTGTCGTCAATGAGGCCCGCAGCTGGGTGGGAACGCCTTATGTGCATCAGTCCTCGTTCAGAGGCGCGGGCACGGACTGTCTTGGCCTCTTGCGCGGCATCTGGCGCGCCCGCTACGGTGCTGAGCCTGAAGCGGTGCCGGCTTATTCGCTCGACTGGTCCGAGACCCGGGGCGAGGAAGAGCTCTGGCGTGCCGCCCTTCGGCATCTCGTGCCGAAAGCAATGGGTGAAGAGGCTCCCGGAGATGTCATGCTTTTCCGTATGCGCACCGGCGCTGTCGCCAAACACCTCGGCATAACAGGGCGCACAGATGCGAATGCCAGCTTTATCCATGCCTATTCGCGCTTTGGCGTGATCGAAAGCCCTTTCAGCCTGCCCTGGCGACGGCGCGTTGTGGCGAGGTTTGAATTTCCAGAGGAGAACAGCTGA
- a CDS encoding phage tail tape measure protein, whose product MTDENGFEELEQRAEGLNDTLGQTSTLVTGFDAELQRMKTSLQATGRDVAELERGLSRGLKKAFDGVIFDGVSLSDALDTVANSMINATYNAAVRPVTNQLGGLLAQGVSGLVNNVLPFADGAPVAQGRVMPFATGGIVSGATPFGMRGGMGIMGEAGPEAIMPLARGPDGKLGVRGAGGGGQTIVMNITTPDVQGFRRSQGQIAAQMTRALGRGQRNR is encoded by the coding sequence ATGACGGATGAAAACGGCTTTGAAGAACTGGAACAGCGCGCAGAGGGGCTGAACGACACTCTGGGGCAGACCAGTACGCTGGTCACCGGTTTTGACGCAGAACTGCAGCGGATGAAAACCTCCCTGCAGGCCACGGGCCGTGATGTGGCCGAGCTGGAACGGGGCCTCAGCCGTGGTCTGAAAAAGGCTTTTGACGGCGTGATCTTTGATGGTGTGAGCCTGTCGGACGCCCTCGATACCGTCGCAAACAGCATGATTAACGCCACCTACAACGCCGCCGTGCGCCCGGTGACCAATCAGCTTGGCGGACTGCTGGCGCAGGGCGTGAGCGGGCTGGTCAACAATGTACTGCCCTTTGCGGATGGCGCACCTGTGGCGCAGGGCCGTGTCATGCCTTTTGCCACCGGCGGTATCGTCAGCGGTGCGACACCCTTCGGCATGCGCGGCGGGATGGGGATCATGGGTGAGGCGGGCCCCGAGGCCATCATGCCGCTTGCCCGTGGGCCGGACGGCAAACTCGGGGTGCGCGGGGCTGGCGGTGGCGGACAGACCATCGTCATGAACATCACCACCCCTGACGTCCAGGGGTTCCGCCGGAGTCAGGGGCAGATCGCCGCACAGATGACACGCGCGCTCGGGCGCGGGCAACGTAATCGCTGA
- a CDS encoding head-tail connector protein: MMLIEETTVPDAALPVDDLKAHLRLGTGFGEDTTQDEVLSGFLRAAVSAIEARTGKILITRSFSWTLSFWRDRDGQGLPVAPVTALTRFALVNAEGEARDVDAAAWWLERDSLNPRLRARGAALPVIPHNGTAQIEFDAGFGASWTDVPADLQQAVKMLAAHYYEYRHDTSLSDGCMPFGVTSLIQRYKVMRLGAGSRR, encoded by the coding sequence ATGATGTTGATCGAAGAGACGACTGTGCCCGATGCGGCGCTGCCCGTCGATGACCTGAAAGCACATCTGCGTCTGGGGACCGGCTTTGGCGAGGACACCACGCAGGATGAGGTACTGAGCGGATTTCTGCGTGCGGCCGTTTCGGCCATTGAGGCGCGTACCGGCAAGATCCTGATCACCCGCAGTTTCAGCTGGACCCTGTCGTTCTGGCGGGACCGTGACGGTCAGGGCCTGCCCGTGGCTCCGGTGACAGCCCTCACACGCTTTGCGCTCGTGAACGCAGAGGGCGAGGCCAGAGACGTCGATGCCGCAGCCTGGTGGCTCGAACGCGACAGCCTGAACCCGCGGTTGCGGGCACGCGGTGCGGCACTGCCGGTCATTCCGCATAACGGCACTGCGCAGATCGAATTTGACGCAGGGTTCGGGGCTTCCTGGACAGATGTGCCGGCGGATCTGCAGCAGGCCGTGAAGATGCTGGCCGCGCATTACTACGAATACCGCCATGACACCTCGCTCAGCGATGGTTGCATGCCCTTTGGCGTGACCAGTCTGATCCAGCGCTACAAGGTGATGCGTCTCGGCGCCGGGAGCCGGAGATGA
- a CDS encoding rcc01693 family protein produces MTGLDWSALLRAGVQGLGLKPAEFWDLTPAELQLMLGDRGTTGPLLSDGLEALMQTWPDDLKEDHSDDG; encoded by the coding sequence ATGACCGGGCTCGACTGGTCCGCGCTTCTGCGGGCAGGGGTTCAGGGGCTTGGCCTGAAACCAGCCGAGTTCTGGGACCTGACGCCCGCTGAGCTTCAGCTGATGCTGGGCGACAGGGGTACGACGGGGCCGCTGCTCAGTGATGGTCTGGAGGCCCTGATGCAGACCTGGCCGGATGACTTAAAAGAGGATCACAGCGATGACGGATGA
- a CDS encoding HK97 family phage prohead protease codes for MEYDTRLEHKFARFSDTLEVEDGSVISGYASLFGAVDQGNDIVAQGAYATSLKALSERGARVKMLWQHDPAQPIGIWDEVREDARGLWVKGRLLVSVEKGREAAALISAGALDGLSIGYRTRKATKNSGGQRLLTELELWEVSLVTFPMLPSARVAAKSDDTDPDAGLRELAAAFAGARADLARR; via the coding sequence ATGGAATATGACACCAGGCTGGAGCACAAATTCGCCCGCTTCAGCGATACGCTGGAAGTTGAGGACGGCAGCGTCATCAGCGGTTATGCGAGCCTGTTCGGCGCTGTCGATCAGGGCAACGATATTGTGGCGCAGGGCGCCTATGCGACATCGCTGAAAGCGCTGTCTGAGCGCGGCGCGCGGGTGAAAATGCTCTGGCAGCATGACCCCGCACAACCGATCGGCATCTGGGACGAGGTGCGCGAGGATGCGCGCGGTCTCTGGGTCAAAGGTCGTCTGCTGGTCAGCGTGGAGAAAGGCCGTGAGGCGGCAGCACTGATCAGTGCGGGCGCGCTCGATGGTCTCTCGATCGGATACCGCACCCGCAAAGCCACAAAAAATTCCGGAGGCCAGCGCCTCCTGACCGAACTGGAGCTCTGGGAGGTGTCGCTGGTGACCTTTCCCATGCTGCCCAGTGCACGGGTCGCTGCCAAATCGGACGACACCGATCCGGATGCGGGCCTGCGTGAACTGGCCGCCGCCTTTGCGGGCGCGCGCGCTGATCTGGCGCGCCGCTGA
- a CDS encoding baseplate multidomain protein megatron — protein sequence MATIVLSAVGAAAGGALGGTVAGLSTAVIGRALGATVGRVIDQKLMGQGSQVVDTGRVDRFRISSASEGEPLAQVYGRMRLGGQVIWASDFSETVSVTGGGGKGAPSQPQTRSYSYSVNLAVAVCEGEITRIGRIWADGEEIAPDDLNMRIYKGRSDQLPDPVMEAVEGAGMVPAYRGTAYVLFENLSLERFGNRVPQFSFEVLRPEQPDEPDAAQALTYGIRSVALMPGTGEYALATTPVYYSSGPGSRWTANVNTPAEKSDFSLSLEALNEELPNCEAASIIVSWFGNDLRCGECSVRPMVEKKQFDGSNMPWTVSGLTRAAASQIAREQDRPVYGGTPADASVVQAIEAMHAAGKEVMFYPFILMDQLTDNGLPDPYTPEATQPRLPWRGRITLSVAPGLDGSPDGTAAADSEVAAFFGNATAGDFAVSGKTVVYSGPDEWTLSRFVLHYAALCKAAGGVGAFCIGSELRGLTWIRGAGGAFSAVGKLRHLAGEVRSLLGPDTKISYAADWSEYFGYQPQDGSGDRYFHLDPLWADDNIDFIGIDNYMPLSDWRDGDDHLDAALFDTIYDPDYLRANIAGGEGFEWYYASDEDRADQQRTPITDGAYNEPWVFRYKDLRGWWENAHHERIAGVRSATPTDWVPGSKPFWFTEYGCASVDKGTNQPNKFIDPKSSESALPHFSGGGRDDLIQAQYLRAMVSYWDTPANNPVSDQYGAPMVNMDRGFVWAWDARPYPYFPNNPEQWSDCENYARGHWINGRTSARSLASVVSEICNKAGLAAFDVSRLYGSVRGYVVSDISDARAALQPLMLRYSFDAVERDGQLEFRMRSGRGAVPLTRDQVALSRDLDGAIEQIRAPEAEMDGRVRLRFIQADGDFDVYAEEAVMADEQTHAVSSSEIPIALTRTEGRQTAERWLAEARVAREAIRFALPPSCLSMGAGDIITLAGDQNEGNALYRIDRVEQGALQLVEAVRIQPDVYKPAELTDEVLRPRAFVPPAPVFPLFLDLPLISGDETPHAPHIAVTAQPWPGTVAVYQSPGAGDFRLLDVVTARSVVGMTQTVLPAASSGRFDNGPGLRVKLMSGTLSSVEQPALLSGGNLAAIGDGTPGNWEVFQFGTANIVDENTYDLSHRLRGQLGTDGAMPDVWPAESWFVLLNGFPSQIDLSRNLRGVAQTFRIGAARRSVDDPSYVEEVIAFEGIGLRPYAPVHLEKRVLSDGAMHVSWTRRTRTDGDSWDAPDVPLGEETELYAIRIIKDGETLRELVLTAPEYNYSVADQVADGLTLPFSIEVAQISASFGEGAKAVLDIGL from the coding sequence ATGGCCACGATTGTCCTTTCTGCCGTTGGTGCAGCGGCCGGCGGCGCGCTTGGCGGTACTGTTGCCGGGCTCTCCACTGCCGTGATCGGCCGGGCGCTGGGGGCCACGGTCGGGCGTGTCATCGACCAGAAGCTGATGGGCCAGGGCTCACAGGTGGTCGATACCGGACGCGTCGACCGCTTCCGCATCTCAAGCGCCAGTGAAGGCGAACCTCTCGCCCAGGTTTACGGCCGTATGCGTCTGGGAGGACAGGTGATCTGGGCCTCTGATTTTTCTGAGACTGTCTCTGTAACGGGTGGCGGTGGTAAAGGCGCCCCGAGCCAGCCTCAGACCAGAAGCTACAGTTACAGCGTGAACCTGGCCGTCGCGGTTTGCGAAGGTGAAATTACACGCATCGGGCGGATCTGGGCGGATGGCGAGGAGATCGCGCCTGATGATCTCAATATGCGCATCTATAAAGGCCGCAGCGATCAGCTGCCTGATCCGGTCATGGAGGCCGTCGAAGGTGCCGGCATGGTGCCTGCCTATCGCGGCACGGCCTATGTTTTGTTTGAAAACCTTAGCCTTGAGCGCTTTGGCAACCGGGTCCCGCAGTTTTCCTTTGAGGTTCTGCGCCCTGAGCAGCCTGATGAACCGGATGCCGCTCAGGCGCTGACCTATGGCATACGTTCCGTTGCGCTGATGCCGGGCACGGGAGAATATGCGCTGGCGACGACACCGGTTTATTATTCCTCCGGACCCGGCAGCCGCTGGACCGCGAATGTGAACACTCCGGCAGAAAAGTCGGATTTCAGTCTGTCGCTGGAAGCGCTGAACGAAGAGCTGCCGAACTGCGAGGCTGCGTCCATAATAGTATCCTGGTTCGGCAACGACCTGCGGTGCGGTGAATGCTCTGTCCGCCCGATGGTGGAGAAAAAGCAGTTTGACGGCAGTAATATGCCCTGGACGGTGTCCGGTCTTACCCGGGCCGCGGCGTCACAGATTGCGCGCGAGCAAGATCGTCCGGTCTATGGTGGCACACCTGCAGATGCCTCCGTGGTACAGGCGATTGAGGCGATGCATGCCGCCGGCAAGGAGGTGATGTTCTATCCGTTTATTCTGATGGACCAGCTTACTGACAACGGTCTGCCTGATCCGTACACTCCGGAAGCGACACAACCGCGACTGCCCTGGCGCGGACGCATCACGCTGTCTGTGGCGCCTGGCTTGGATGGCTCGCCGGATGGTACGGCAGCGGCAGACAGCGAAGTTGCCGCGTTTTTCGGGAATGCAACCGCAGGGGATTTTGCTGTATCCGGCAAGACGGTTGTGTATTCGGGACCAGACGAATGGACCCTTTCGCGGTTTGTGCTGCATTATGCGGCACTGTGCAAAGCGGCGGGCGGTGTCGGGGCTTTCTGCATCGGTTCTGAGTTGCGCGGGCTGACATGGATCCGCGGTGCAGGTGGTGCATTTTCCGCAGTTGGGAAGCTGAGGCACCTTGCCGGCGAAGTCCGCTCCCTGCTCGGACCGGATACCAAAATCAGCTATGCAGCCGACTGGAGTGAATATTTCGGCTACCAGCCGCAGGACGGATCTGGTGATAGATATTTCCATCTGGATCCGCTCTGGGCGGATGATAACATCGACTTCATCGGGATCGATAATTACATGCCGCTCTCGGACTGGCGCGACGGGGACGATCATCTCGACGCGGCACTTTTTGATACGATTTACGACCCGGACTATCTGCGCGCAAATATCGCGGGTGGCGAGGGTTTTGAGTGGTATTACGCCTCGGACGAGGACCGCGCTGATCAGCAGCGTACACCCATCACGGACGGCGCTTATAACGAGCCATGGGTGTTTCGCTACAAAGACCTGCGCGGCTGGTGGGAAAACGCACATCACGAGCGTATTGCTGGCGTCCGGTCCGCAACCCCGACAGACTGGGTTCCGGGATCGAAGCCATTCTGGTTCACGGAATACGGCTGCGCCAGTGTTGATAAAGGTACTAATCAGCCCAACAAGTTTATTGACCCCAAGTCATCCGAAAGTGCGCTGCCGCATTTCTCAGGCGGCGGTCGGGACGATCTGATTCAGGCCCAGTATCTGCGGGCGATGGTGTCCTACTGGGATACGCCGGCCAACAACCCGGTCTCGGACCAGTACGGAGCGCCGATGGTTAACATGGACCGAGGCTTTGTCTGGGCCTGGGACGCGCGTCCCTATCCGTACTTCCCGAACAATCCAGAACAGTGGAGCGATTGTGAAAACTACGCGCGGGGTCACTGGATCAATGGCCGCACCTCAGCGCGATCGCTGGCCTCGGTTGTGAGCGAGATCTGCAACAAGGCGGGGCTGGCAGCCTTCGATGTCAGCCGTCTTTACGGCAGTGTAAGGGGCTATGTCGTGAGCGATATCAGTGATGCGCGCGCGGCTCTGCAGCCTCTGATGCTGCGGTATTCTTTTGACGCTGTTGAGCGCGACGGGCAGCTTGAGTTCCGGATGCGCAGTGGCAGGGGTGCCGTGCCGCTGACGCGCGACCAGGTGGCCCTGAGCAGAGACCTTGATGGCGCAATTGAACAGATCCGCGCACCGGAAGCAGAGATGGACGGACGTGTGCGCCTGCGCTTCATTCAGGCAGACGGAGACTTTGATGTCTATGCAGAAGAAGCCGTGATGGCCGACGAGCAAACCCATGCCGTTTCCAGTTCCGAAATTCCTATCGCTCTGACCCGCACTGAAGGGCGACAAACCGCGGAAAGATGGCTCGCCGAGGCGCGTGTCGCGCGCGAGGCCATTCGCTTTGCGCTGCCCCCCTCCTGCCTGAGCATGGGCGCGGGCGATATCATCACGCTCGCCGGAGATCAGAACGAAGGCAACGCGCTCTACCGCATTGACCGGGTAGAGCAGGGGGCCCTGCAGCTTGTCGAGGCGGTACGTATCCAGCCTGATGTATACAAACCCGCCGAACTCACGGATGAGGTTTTGCGACCGCGCGCTTTCGTGCCACCTGCTCCGGTGTTTCCCCTCTTTCTGGACCTGCCGCTGATCAGCGGTGATGAAACCCCGCATGCGCCGCATATTGCGGTCACGGCACAGCCCTGGCCTGGTACTGTCGCGGTCTATCAGTCGCCCGGCGCCGGCGATTTCCGGTTGCTGGATGTTGTAACTGCCCGGTCGGTTGTGGGCATGACACAGACCGTCCTGCCGGCTGCAAGCAGCGGCCGATTTGATAACGGCCCCGGACTGCGTGTAAAACTGATGAGTGGCACCCTGAGTTCTGTAGAGCAACCGGCCCTGCTCAGCGGTGGCAACCTTGCTGCCATTGGCGACGGAACGCCCGGAAACTGGGAGGTGTTTCAGTTTGGTACAGCCAATATCGTCGACGAGAACACCTATGATCTCTCTCATCGTCTGAGGGGGCAGCTGGGAACTGACGGCGCGATGCCTGACGTCTGGCCTGCGGAGTCCTGGTTTGTACTGCTGAACGGGTTCCCGTCTCAGATTGACCTGAGCCGCAATCTGCGCGGCGTGGCACAGACCTTTCGGATTGGTGCTGCCCGGCGTTCGGTGGACGATCCGTCCTATGTCGAGGAGGTTATTGCTTTCGAGGGCATCGGTTTGCGTCCCTATGCGCCGGTGCACCTGGAAAAACGCGTTCTCTCTGACGGGGCGATGCATGTCAGCTGGACACGTCGCACACGAACTGATGGTGACAGCTGGGATGCGCCTGATGTACCGCTCGGGGAAGAAACCGAGCTATATGCGATCCGCATCATCAAAGATGGTGAGACACTGCGGGAACTGGTTCTGACGGCGCCTGAATATAACTACAGCGTCGCGGATCAGGTAGCGGACGGGCTGACACTGCCATTCAGCATTGAGGTGGCTCAGATTTCAGCCAGCTTCGGGGAAGGGGCAAAGGCAGTTCTGGATATCGGCCTCTGA
- a CDS encoding head-tail adaptor protein produces MSVPRLNRRLVLEEPQRLSDGAGGFSTQWHALGTLWADVTARTGRETAQSGAPVSAMSYRIIVRGAPWGNAARPKPEQRFREGARIFLIQAVAEEDAEGRFITCFAREETAV; encoded by the coding sequence ATGAGCGTCCCGCGTCTGAACCGCCGGCTGGTGCTCGAAGAACCGCAGCGCCTGAGCGACGGAGCGGGTGGTTTCAGCACGCAGTGGCACGCACTTGGTACGCTCTGGGCGGATGTCACTGCGCGCACCGGGCGCGAGACCGCGCAGTCGGGCGCACCGGTGTCGGCGATGAGCTACCGCATTATCGTCCGCGGCGCCCCCTGGGGAAACGCCGCGCGGCCAAAGCCGGAGCAGCGCTTCCGGGAGGGCGCGCGCATTTTTCTGATCCAGGCCGTTGCCGAAGAAGACGCGGAAGGTCGTTTCATCACCTGTTTTGCCCGGGAGGAGACCGCAGTATGA
- a CDS encoding gene transfer agent family protein — protein MANPWRGDVSLEIDGETHVMRLTLGALAGLEAELGTGSLVGLVQRFESSEFSSADVLALLNAGLQGGRCDVDGGALLHAEIGGGPMAAARAAAELLARAFVTPGA, from the coding sequence ATGGCAAATCCCTGGAGGGGCGATGTGTCGCTTGAGATTGACGGCGAGACCCATGTGATGCGCCTGACGCTCGGAGCCCTTGCCGGTCTGGAAGCGGAACTGGGCACAGGCTCGCTCGTGGGTCTGGTGCAGCGCTTTGAGAGCAGCGAATTCAGCAGCGCGGATGTGCTGGCCCTTTTGAACGCAGGGCTGCAGGGCGGGCGCTGCGACGTGGACGGGGGTGCACTTTTGCACGCTGAGATCGGGGGCGGGCCGATGGCCGCCGCGCGGGCTGCAGCCGAGCTTCTGGCGCGCGCGTTCGTGACGCCGGGCGCATGA
- a CDS encoding DUF3168 domain-containing protein, with translation MSYAMSGALQAAIYGALTADPALSALVGADIYDAVPTGTVPDTYVSLGRESARDASDQTGAGAVHTIEISVITTQPGFAGAKKIAGAVSDVLHDADLTLERGRLIFLHFTQARAQRIDAAAGREIRLRFRARVSDE, from the coding sequence ATGAGCTATGCAATGTCAGGCGCGCTGCAGGCGGCCATATACGGGGCGCTCACCGCAGACCCGGCGCTCTCAGCGCTCGTGGGGGCCGACATCTACGACGCCGTACCGACCGGCACGGTGCCCGATACCTATGTCAGTCTTGGCCGGGAAAGCGCCCGGGATGCCTCGGATCAGACCGGGGCAGGTGCGGTGCACACAATCGAAATATCAGTGATCACCACACAACCGGGCTTTGCCGGCGCGAAAAAGATCGCCGGCGCCGTGTCCGATGTGCTGCATGACGCCGATCTGACACTGGAGCGCGGCCGGCTGATCTTTCTGCATTTCACTCAGGCGCGTGCGCAGCGGATCGACGCTGCCGCAGGACGCGAGATCCGGCTCCGGTTCCGGGCGCGCGTCTCCGACGAATAA
- a CDS encoding phage major capsid protein has product MSKTDAQAAGGTAMSPAEDVRQAVTGFVNDFKSFQSEIDTKLQQTEERLTMLDRKSTFSQRTPLGAAVDAGAPHQKAFNSYLRTGDDDGLRGLEMDVKSLSTAVNSDGGYLVDPQTSDTVKSVLNSTASIRSIAAVVNVEATSFDVLVDHTDVGAGWATETSDTIETDTPQVDRITIPLHELSALPKASQRLLDDSAFDIESWLAGRIADKFARAEAAAFINGNGVDKPRGLLNHASVDNDVWTWGNLGYVPTGDNGNVTAESVVDLVYALGAQYRANATFVMNSKTAGLVRKLKDNDGRFLWADGLAAAEPARLLGYPVLIAEDMPDATTDATAIAFGDFAAGYTVAERPDLRVLRDPFSAKPHVLFYATKRIGGDVSDFAAIKLLKFATA; this is encoded by the coding sequence ATGAGCAAGACCGACGCACAGGCGGCGGGTGGCACAGCTATGTCCCCCGCTGAGGATGTCAGACAGGCCGTTACAGGCTTTGTGAATGACTTCAAGAGCTTCCAATCTGAAATTGACACCAAACTTCAACAAACAGAAGAGCGACTGACCATGCTGGACCGTAAATCAACCTTTTCCCAACGCACACCTCTGGGCGCCGCCGTTGACGCGGGCGCACCGCATCAGAAGGCGTTCAACAGCTATCTGCGCACCGGAGACGACGACGGGCTGCGCGGCCTTGAAATGGACGTGAAGTCCCTATCAACGGCTGTGAATTCCGATGGCGGATACCTTGTCGATCCGCAGACGTCGGATACCGTGAAATCGGTACTGAACTCCACCGCATCGATCCGCTCGATTGCCGCAGTCGTAAATGTCGAGGCCACGTCCTTTGACGTGCTTGTCGATCACACTGACGTGGGCGCAGGCTGGGCCACGGAGACTTCCGACACGATAGAGACGGATACACCCCAGGTGGACCGTATCACCATCCCGCTGCATGAGCTGAGCGCACTGCCCAAGGCCTCGCAGCGACTGCTCGATGACAGCGCGTTTGACATCGAAAGCTGGCTCGCAGGCCGCATCGCGGACAAGTTTGCCCGGGCTGAAGCCGCAGCCTTTATCAACGGCAACGGTGTGGACAAGCCGCGCGGTCTGCTGAACCATGCCTCGGTCGACAATGACGTCTGGACCTGGGGCAATCTCGGCTATGTGCCCACGGGCGACAACGGCAATGTCACGGCCGAATCTGTGGTCGATCTGGTTTATGCACTGGGTGCGCAGTACCGCGCCAATGCGACCTTTGTAATGAATTCAAAGACCGCCGGCCTGGTCCGCAAGCTCAAAGATAATGACGGCCGTTTCCTCTGGGCTGATGGTCTGGCGGCGGCTGAACCTGCACGCCTGCTGGGTTATCCGGTGCTGATCGCAGAAGACATGCCCGATGCGACCACGGATGCCACTGCAATCGCATTCGGTGATTTCGCAGCGGGTTACACCGTCGCGGAACGCCCCGATCTGCGGGTGCTGCGTGATCCCTTCAGCGCCAAGCCGCATGTGCTCTTTTATGCCACCAAACGGATCGGTGGTGATGTCAGCGACTTTGCCGCGATCAAGCTCCTGAAATTCGCCACAGCCTGA
- a CDS encoding DUF2460 domain-containing protein — MQFHEVRFPVNLSFGSVGGPERRTDVVTISNGFEERNAPWAHSRRRYDAGVGMRSLDDVETMIAFFEARYGQLYAFRWKDWSDYRSIRPSQDITPQDQVLGTGDGTTTAFRLSKTYVSGAHSYERPITKPVAETVRVAVAGTELTTESNFTVDTTTGVVTLSQAPAAGETITTGFEFDVPVRFDTDSIRTSVASFQAGEVPTVPIIEVRL, encoded by the coding sequence ATGCAGTTTCATGAAGTCAGATTTCCGGTCAACCTGAGCTTTGGCTCTGTCGGTGGCCCTGAACGTCGCACAGATGTGGTGACGATCAGCAACGGTTTTGAGGAGCGGAATGCGCCCTGGGCCCATTCGCGCCGGCGCTATGATGCGGGCGTGGGTATGCGCTCCCTTGATGACGTCGAAACGATGATTGCTTTTTTCGAGGCGCGCTATGGGCAACTCTATGCCTTTCGCTGGAAGGACTGGTCAGATTACCGCTCGATCAGGCCGTCTCAGGATATTACGCCACAGGATCAGGTGCTCGGAACAGGTGATGGGACAACGACTGCTTTCCGGCTTTCAAAGACCTATGTCTCCGGTGCACACAGTTACGAACGCCCGATCACCAAGCCGGTGGCCGAGACAGTACGCGTGGCTGTGGCAGGCACTGAACTGACCACAGAAAGCAACTTTACCGTGGACACCACAACCGGGGTCGTGACGCTGTCACAGGCACCTGCTGCTGGTGAAACAATCACAACCGGCTTTGAGTTTGACGTGCCTGTGCGGTTTGACACTGACAGCATCCGGACAAGTGTGGCCAGTTTTCAGGCGGGTGAGGTGCCGACGGTGCCGATCATCGAGGTGCGGCTCTGA
- a CDS encoding phage major tail protein, TP901-1 family has protein sequence MGAQNGKDLLIKVDMAADGQYTTLAGLRATRVSFNAETIDVTSLESQNGWRELLSGAGVRSVAVSGSGVFRDNATDERARQLFFDGEAPGFQIVIPDFGIVEGPFQVTAIEYGGSFNGEATYELSLASAGNLTFTAI, from the coding sequence ATGGGAGCTCAGAACGGAAAAGATCTTCTGATCAAGGTCGATATGGCGGCGGACGGGCAGTACACGACACTGGCCGGCCTGCGCGCGACCCGGGTCAGTTTCAACGCAGAGACAATCGACGTGACCAGTCTGGAAAGCCAGAACGGGTGGCGCGAGCTTTTGTCAGGTGCCGGCGTGCGTTCGGTCGCGGTCAGTGGTTCGGGTGTGTTCCGCGACAATGCAACCGACGAACGCGCCCGGCAGCTCTTCTTTGACGGAGAAGCGCCCGGTTTCCAGATTGTGATCCCGGATTTCGGCATTGTCGAGGGGCCGTTCCAGGTCACGGCCATCGAATACGGCGGCAGCTTTAACGGCGAGGCCACCTATGAGCTTTCGCTTGCCAGCGCCGGCAACCTGACGTTCACGGCGATCTGA
- a CDS encoding DUF2163 domain-containing protein: MAEMNADLKTHLESGLTTVAHAWAIVRKDGVTLGFTDHDRPLSFEGITFRADTGLSAVALAQSTGLSVDNTEALGALSDLSIREDEIEQGRFDDAEVRAWLVNWQDVSQRWLQFRGTIGELRRADGGFQAELRGLTEALNRPLGRVYQKPCTAVLGDNGCGFDLKTPGYRIELPVESQSGSRLFSWAGFDAFSAGWFARGRLEILDGPAAGLWGMIKHDRFENGTRIIELWEPVRGALSAGTMIRLTAGCDKRSETCRVKFSNLANFQGFPDVPGEDWILAVPKSTGSNTGGSRR; the protein is encoded by the coding sequence ATGGCTGAGATGAATGCAGACCTGAAAACCCACCTGGAAAGCGGACTGACCACCGTTGCACATGCCTGGGCCATTGTGCGCAAAGACGGAGTGACCCTGGGCTTCACAGATCACGACCGGCCGCTGAGCTTTGAGGGGATCACTTTTCGTGCTGACACCGGGCTGAGTGCCGTGGCGCTTGCACAGAGCACGGGCTTGTCGGTGGACAACACCGAGGCGCTTGGTGCGCTCAGCGATCTTTCAATCCGCGAAGACGAGATCGAGCAGGGCCGCTTTGATGATGCTGAAGTCCGCGCCTGGCTGGTGAACTGGCAGGATGTCAGCCAGCGGTGGCTGCAGTTTCGCGGCACGATCGGTGAGTTGCGCCGTGCGGACGGCGGATTTCAGGCGGAGTTACGTGGCCTGACCGAAGCGCTGAACCGGCCTTTGGGACGGGTTTATCAGAAACCCTGCACGGCCGTTCTGGGAGACAATGGCTGTGGCTTTGATCTTAAAACGCCGGGCTACCGGATCGAGCTGCCGGTGGAGTCACAGTCCGGATCGCGGCTGTTCAGCTGGGCCGGGTTTGACGCGTTCAGTGCAGGCTGGTTCGCCCGAGGCCGGCTGGAGATCCTTGACGGACCGGCTGCTGGGCTCTGGGGTATGATCAAGCACGACCGCTTCGAGAACGGTACGCGCATCATCGAGCTTTGGGAGCCGGTGCGCGGCGCGCTGAGCGCGGGCACGATGATCCGCCTGACGGCAGGCTGCGACAAACGCAGTGAAACATGCCGTGTGAAATTCAGCAATCTGGCCAACTTTCAGGGATTTCCGGATGTCCCGGGCGAGGACTGGATCCTCGCGGTGCCGAAATCAACCGGGTCAAATACCGGTGGGAGCCGAAGATGA